A window of Miscanthus floridulus cultivar M001 chromosome 12, ASM1932011v1, whole genome shotgun sequence genomic DNA:
gctcgaccgtcttcgactcacggagctgaagaagatgatcagcaTGGAGGGGGTTCTAGGGTTAgtagcaggattaggggaagaattgttaagtaatctgctgctccctgGTGTAAACGCACGGTAGGGGAAGGTGGCGCACGGCTCTCCTGCCACACtttagccacagcaggggcaggtgcCGAACAGCTCTCccgccgcactgtagccacagcagcagcatgcgccaaagtcagccctactgtcacatctagtcactatagcagcataacagcctgacatgtctgtgtactaggattagatgggtagagttgtatatatagtttgccattgcaactcagtaaagagagtgagtccagttttgccatctcatctgtagagctccggccaacgctggtgcttgtgctgtgtgtgtgctccgttctccctcccttcttctatctcTATCCATAGTGTGTGCTCGGCAACGATAGTGCGTGGTTGGCAAGGCTAgtgagtggtcggctcacccaTGCCGGAGATCCAGGGGGGCTAACAATCCCATCTCTATTATAAAACAAAATAGATCCAATGACTTTTATTAAAGGTTGATCGGGCAGCCTCAAGCAAGCGTGGCCTCGTGGGTGGGGCTCCGGTGAGCGCGACGGTTGCGTGCAGTGCTCCGGTGCGCATGAAGGTCGCGAGGTGCTCTGGCAGGCGTGACGATCGCAGGTAGTGCTCCGGCGGTCAGGGCAGGGCTCGCGACGGCCAGGCGTCGGATGCGGGAGGAGAAGGCGCTCACAACGCGAAAGACAGGAACACAACGAATCGAATTGTTATTTCTATGTAATCAGTGGATTTCTCTCAACTCCACCAAAGTTAGATCCGATGGAGCACCTCTTCAGAAGATCCACTAATTTGGTAGAGTAGATCCACTAGTGGAGCTGGAGTTAGTTGGCAAACTTTTTTTAAAGATCTGGATATGAATTTGGTGGATCTAGAGTTGGTGGAGCTGTCCCAGACATACCCTTATTCTAGTTTGGATTTTCAGAAAAAAGATCCAGCAACTGTAAGTGCAGCCATATTCTTCTTTTCACATTTTCCTCTATATATATTCTGAAACATATCACAACACCGGTCTGTATTTTACTCCGACACCACCCAGTATTTTACGCCAGCACACTTAACAATAAACATGTAATTTGCTCTGTGTTCTGAAACGGATACAACACTATATATTTTTTTGAGTTTTGAAACTTGCACTCCCTCATTAAAACCACCACAAAATGTATTTTGATAGTGCATTGCTTGTTAGTTGCAGACCAGAAAATTAAAAATCATGGAAGTGGAGGCTCAAGTCATCTCTTCAACCTCTAAAGTCTCTCCTTCCTCACTTTCATGTCTATAAAAATTATGAGGGACTCTATCATGTCTATAAAAGTGCGAGGGGTGTTAAAAGGGGCTCTATTATCATGGGAGGGAGGAGGGCGCTTGAGCCCCATCCATCCCACCGATGGATCCACCCATGATTACTTTAGATAGTTGTTGATATATTTTCTGTAACCCACTCCTCATGGACAGCTTGAGCCTCGTCTGTCCCACCGGTGGATCCTCCTCCGCGTGCCAAGAGAGAATCGATGGCTGTCAGCCGGGCTGATCCAACAATGGAGCAAGTTGGTCAGCATGAATCTAAGCATATGGCGAGCGATGGGCCGTCTGGACGGCGAGCGACGGGCCGTCTCGCGGTACCGACGAACTGCCGGCCTTTTGTCGTCGTGCTCTGATCAAACACACGTGGCGCGGCCGTGGGAGCCGTTGATTGCTGAAAGCAACCGTCTGATGAAGATGAAGCGCCACTCGATGAAGACCACATGCTACTGTACAACTGTACTGAGCCATGGATGATGCCAGCTGTAGCTAGCtatcacagcgtgccacgtggTTTGCACGCGGCAGTTTGGGTCGGCAACTGTAGCTAGCATGCATCTCTCCCTAGTGTAACATTTGTGCAACACATGGCATGTTTGTATCCACAACAAGTGGGTTTTGTGTCCACAAAAAAAGTTTGTAATAATCATGTAATGAACCAcaattagggcctgtttggcacagctcaACTTCACTAGTAAagctattttttttagaaaacggCTCCATGAGTAACTTTCCAGGTGAAGCTGAGCAGTTTTGGAAAAAactgtttggcaaaacagcttcacCAACGACTTCATACATGGATGGGAGAGataaatgagagagagagagagctaggatAAGCTACTTTTTTCAGCTTTATCACAACTCATGTCTTTTTGAGAGGGGGGAGAAAAACAACTTTATGGGTGAAGCTGTTTTGAAAATAAGTGTTTGGCAAATAAGTTGTTGTGAGCTATGCCAAACACGACAACTCGAGCATGACTATGTGTCCACCTATCACCTAAGACACCGATTgtcagtgcgaaaagtgaccaacaattaaatatttattgttttgtcatacgttgtgatcggatgtggcctagcactcaatgacacagggtttatactggttcaggcaatgtgctctacgtccagtttgagtcggtcggtgactttattcctgagcccaggtgctcgaagtttgctgtggggttacaaacgagtgtgAATAAGATGgaggtgttagaggtccggtcgaactatGGACTGAagagccgagagtgacgggagctcctacgtgcgctaagtattgaaacgtatgctctgtgtagctctGACCTTGCTCTCTTTTCTAACACCTCTGCCGAGATCTACACCTAGCaaaatggctctgataccattgttacaTCCTTATAGGATCACTAGGAGCATAGATGTAGCCAGGTACTTCATGTAAATAGGTAGCATGTCCTAGTACATATTCTAGACAGAGATTAGAGGGAAGAGTGGAGGAACGTGTTGAACCTAACACCGTAGAGGAGGATccgctcgcgtccgccatggagtcggtgtctgcgctagggcagcgacggttgGAGAAGAGGACGGTGATGAGCAGTGGCGACCGGTGGTGAAGACCGGTGGCGGCGCAGTGCAGTCCGGCATTGTGGGAGCCCTTCGATGCAGATGTAGAGGCGGCGcgactggtggcttcccgtcactggctgcgccccctctagatcggattagggttttggtGTCGGTGGGGAGCATGGCTCATGTCAACCTCGTAACTTGAGCCGCTGGCCCCCACATCTATTTATTGCGCGGTGTGACAGGGGCACTCCAGCAATAgtgggttggacgcccccgatcaaggtgcggatcaaaggcccaactaggctGTTGAGCCCAATTTGGGATTGAGATCGATCTAACAAGTTGATCCCATCGTAACTCCAGTGTCGAGGTATCAGTGTTGTAATAACTCCATCGTAACTCCAGGGTAATGTTCCCCGGTGTGTATCAGTGTATGTATGTACCACTCTACGTTTTGAACTGTGCTTTGACACGCACGATATGTAACTCTGCTTTGTCTGTACTTGCATGAATGGGAAATACGATGGTTGGTTATGTTTGTATAATCATAACCTATATGTGTACCTTGTATGCTTAACCGACGAAACTGGAAGTCAGATATTGATGTGGACCGATGAGCACTGACATCTGCCATGTAGACTAGAGAAGCAACTTGCTGTGGCTGTGTGTTTTCCCTGACGGCAGCTGCCATTTCCCCCCATGTTCTGCCATTACTACTCCGAGAGCTTCGTTCAGTGCTTATCGATTCCATCGGTTGCATGTGTACGAGTGCCTAAACGAAGATTATAATCTATATATGTAACTGCCATTCGATCGGCTGGTAATTACACACACTGTGGGCATGTTCGTGTATCATCGGTTCTTGACGAGCAATAATACGCACAAGATTTTTCGCTCCGTGATCCGGACCACGAGGAGCTGAGGTGAGATATGCCGGATCGATGCCGCCGCTGGGCGCTGGCCGAACCGGTGCAGTGGATCCTCCGCGTGCCAACCGATGTTGGGCGCGCGATAGAGCAGGTTTTGGTCGGCGCGCGAGCGAAGGAACCGCCTCGCGACTCGCGATACCGACGATTCGCCGGCCCGGCCTAGCTTTGTCGTCGTGCGATCCACGACGACGGGGCAACCTTTCGCGGACTGTACCTACCTGTACGGGGAAAAAATCCAGTGCATACTGGATGCAGAGACCGTTCATGCAGACGCAGCTTAGATGTGCGGCACGCGTCCACCACCAAGCATCTGACGCCTGCGGTCTGCGAACCACGTGAGAGCCAAGCGGGTGCGGGCGTGAGAGCATTGAGGCCGGAGCCGAGTGCGTCAAAGCCAAGCAGGTAGACGCCGTTGGATTCGATGATACATATTGGACACGTGGCAATTATTTATGGCATGTATACATGGAGGCACCGTGCATGCCATATGCACCGACGGCCAGGCACGGCTCCGGCAGCCTCAAGCAAGCGCGGCCTCGTGGGCGGCGCTCCGGCGAGAGCGACGGTCGCGGGCGGTGCTCCGGTGAGCACGAAGGTCGCGGGCAGTGCTCCGGCGGTCGGGGCGGGGCTCGCGACGGCCAGGCGTGGGATGCAGGGGGAGAAGGCGCTCATGACGCGAAAGACAGGAACACAACGAATCGAATTGTTATTTCTGTATAATAAGTGGATTTCTCTCAACTCCACCAAAGTTAGATCTGGTGGAGCACCTCTTTGAAAGATCCACCAATTTGGTGGAGCAAAGAGTTGTTTGGCAAACTTTCTTTTAAGATCTGGATATGAATTTGGTGGATCTAGAGTTGGTGGAGCTATCCCAAACAGACCCTTATTCTAGTTTGGATTTTCAGAAAAAAGATCCAGCGACTGTAAGTGCAGCCATATTCTTCTTTCACATTTTCCTCTGTATATATTCTGAAACATATCACGACACTAGTCTGTATTTTACTCTGACACCACCATGTATTTTACGCCGGCACACTTAACAATAAACATGTAATTTGCTCTGTGTTCTGAAACGGATACAACTCTATATATTTTTGTTTCGAGCTTCGAAACTTGCTCTCCCTCATTAAAACCACCACAAAATGTATTTTGATAGTGCATTGCTTGTTAGTTGCAGACCAGAAAATTAAAAATCATGGAAGTGGAGGCTCAAGTCATCTCTTCAACCTCTAAAGTCTCTCCTTCCTCACTTTCATGTCTATAAAAATTATGAGGGACTCTATCAAGTCTATAAAAGTGCGAGAGGTGTTAAAAGGGGCTTTATTATCATGGGAGGGAGGAGGGCGCTTGAGCCCCATCCGTCCCACCGATGGATCCACCCATGATTACTTTAGATAGTTGTTGATATATTTTCTGTAACCCACTCCTCATGGACAGCTTGAGCCCTGTCTGTCCCACCGGTGGATCCTCCTCTGCGTGCCAAGAGAGAATCGATGGCTGTCGGCCGGGCTGATCCATCAATGGAGCAAGTTGGTCAGCGTGAATCCGAGCATATGGCGAGCGACGGGCCGTCTCGCGGTACCGACGAACCGCCGGCCTTTTGTCGTTGTGTGCTGATCAAACGCGCGTGGCGCGGCCGTGATAGCCGTTGATTGCTGAAAGCAACCGTCTGATGAAGATGAAGCGCCACTCGATGAAGACCACATGCTACTGTACAACTGTACTGAGCCATGGATGATGCCAACTGTAGGTAGCtatcacagcgtgccacgtggTTTGCACGCGGCAGTTTGGGTCAGCAACTGTAGCTAGCATGCATCTCTCCCTAGTGTAACATTTGTGCAACACATGGCATGTTTGCATCCACAACAAGTGGGTTTTGTGTCCACAAAAAAAGTTTGTAATAATCATGTAATGAACCACAATTAGGacatgtttggcacagctcaACTTCACTAGTAAAGCTGTTTTTTTAAGACAGCTTCATGAGTAACTTTCTACGTGAAGCTAAGCTATTTTGGAAAAACTGTTTGGCAAAACCGGTTCACCAACAACTTCATACATGGATGGGAAAGAGAAATGAGGGAGGGAGCTAGGATAAGCTACTTTTTTGTGGCTTTAtcccaactcatgtctttgtgagaaggagaagaaaaataactTCATGTGTAAAGCTGTTTTGGAAATAAGTGTTTAGCAAATAAGCTGTTGTGAGCTGTGCCAAACACGCCAACTCGAGCACGACTATGTGTCCACCCTATCGCCTAAGACACCGATCCTAAGAAGTGCCGGATCAACATGAAGGCCGCCTacccttcttcctcgtcgaagCCACTAACGGATCTCGTCACACCATGATCTACTTCACCGATGGTGGGCTATCCACTTAATGACCACGGTTAGTCCTTTAATCTATATTAGATTGTCTAGTGTTCGTGTAATTAGATCGACGATCCTGTGGTGAAAGACCATGTTTCTCTAGTAAGATGTTCATATATTTTTCTATAGTCCACTCCTCATTGTTAAGTTTCAAGTTGTCACATGCATGTTTGGTTTGCTACACAATATTATCAAAGTTTGCCAAGAAAAACCAACACCTGAATTCCTTTTTAGAAAAAAACCCGACACTACAACTTAATCATAACTAAGGAAATCTTGCCGCAAACTCTAGTTGGCATATGGGATATATATATGGGAAATAGTTTAGAAAAACTAGTGTGGCTACAACCAAACACTTACTAAAACATGCCTGAGATGTTATACAAAGTTGTGGTTAATCTTGTCATGCAACCAAATAGGCTGACATCTTGAAACTCCTTTCTGAGTGGAGGAACTCCTAGATGCTGCCACACACACACTGTGAACTATGATTCTAAGCAACAGGTTCAGCCAAGTAATACTAATGGTAGTATAATAACACACAGCTAGCCTATATACATGGGCATGCTCTGCATTATTGCATGCACAAATGAGTAACATTCCGATAACGAACCGGCGATGACTTATTAATCCAGCCTCTGCTCCAGCAATGTGATGAATGTTTTTAAAACAAGCATATCCATCTCCACTTATAGAATTTCATCTAGTTATTTCACTTTTTCTGAGCGAAAATATCAGAGCAAACTGTGAGTGGTTCTTGTTTGATTATTAAAAATTATAATCTGTtcactttcctttttttttttgaaagttatcTGTTCACTTTCCTTAATGCAATGATATGCAACTAGTTGCATATTCAACGATGGCTGACGAGTACGGCCGCAGCGGCTACGGCAGGTCCGGCGCCGGCGACGACTACGACAGCGGCTACAACAGCAAGTCCAGAACTGATGACTACGGCCGTGGGGAAGGTGGCTACAACAAGTCCGGCGGCGACGACTACGACCGTGGCGAAGGTGGCTACAACAAGTCCGGCGGCGACGACTACGGCCGTGGCACCGGGGGCGGTGGGTACAACAAGTCCGGCAAGGACGACTACGACGGTGGGTACAACGAATCGGGCACCAACGACGACGAATACGGCCGCCGTGGCACCGGCGGCGGGTACAACAGCATGTCCTCTGGCGACGACGCCTAcaccggcggtggcggcgggtacAACAGCAAGTCTGGTGGCGAGGACGACGGCGAGTACGGTTCCTCCCCGGACGACTCGGAGAAGTACAGAAAGGAGGAGAAAGAGCACAAGCACAAGGAGCACCTCGGCGAGATGGGCGCCCTCGCCGCCGGCGCCTTCGCCCTGGTAACTAACTAACGTCCATGCATTTCCTTACACACACGAATTAAGTGACGCCATGCTTGTGCTTGTGACTGCTGTCACGTTCATATTGACAACTTGTGTCCATGTCCATGCATGCGTTGCGTGGTTGCAGTACGAGAGGCACGAGGCGAAGAAGGACCCGGAGCACGCGCAGC
This region includes:
- the LOC136496960 gene encoding abscisic stress-ripening protein 5-like, which codes for MADEYGRSGYGRSGAGDDYDSGYNSKSRTDDYGRGEGGYNKSGGDDYDRGEGGYNKSGGDDYGRGTGGGGYNKSGKDDYDGGYNESGTNDDEYGRRGTGGGYNSMSSGDDAYTGGGGGYNSKSGGEDDGEYGSSPDDSEKYRKEEKEHKHKEHLGEMGALAAGAFALYERHEAKKDPEHAQRHKIEEGVAAVAALGSGGFAFHEHHDKKEAKDAEEEAESGRGEGKKKHHFFG